A window from Heliangelus exortis chromosome 17, bHelExo1.hap1, whole genome shotgun sequence encodes these proteins:
- the CDIP1 gene encoding cell death-inducing p53-target protein 1 isoform X2, translating into MSNDPPPPYPGGPSAPLIEEKHGPPPAADGVAPVVGQPQGVPIPPPEFGPPPYEPPSQPGFVPPHMPTDGSGPYVPPGYYPPPGPHPHMGFYPAPGHYPSPGGHTATVLVPSGTATTVTVLQGEIFQGAPVQTVCPHCQQAITTKISYEIGLMSFLLGFFCCFVGCDLCCCLIPCLFDDFKDVTHTCPNCKAYIYTYKRMC; encoded by the exons ATGTCCAACGACCCTCCTCCCCCCTACCCAGGAGGCCCCTCAGCACCTCTGATAGAGGAGAAGCACGGCCCCCCCCCTGCAGCAG ATGGCGTTGCCCCTGTCGTGGGACAGCCCCAGGGGGTTCCCATCCCCCCTCCGGAATTTGGGCCCCCCCCCTACGAGCCCCCCTCCCAGCCAGGGTTCGTGCCCCCCCACATGCCCACAGATGGCTCTGGGCCCTACGTGCCACCTG gtTATTACCCACCCCCGGGCCCCCACCCCCACATGGGCTTCTACCCTGCTCCTGGTCACTACCCCTCTCCCGGTGGCCACACGGCGACAGTGCTGGTCCCATCGGGGACGGCCACCACGGTGAcagtgctgcagggagagaTCTTCCAGGGAGCCCCCGTGCAGACCGTGTGTCCCCACTGCCAGCAAGCCATCACCACCAAGATCTCCTACGAGATCGGGCTCATGAGCTTCCTGCTTGGCTTCTTCTGCTGCTTCGTGGG GTGtgatctctgctgctgcctcatcCCCTGCCTCTTCGATGACTTCAAGGACGTGACACACACGTGTCCCAACTGCAAGGCTTACATCTACACCTACAAGCGCATGTGCTAA
- the CDIP1 gene encoding cell death-inducing p53-target protein 1 isoform X1 — protein sequence MSNDPPPPYPGGPSAPLIEEKHGPPPAADGVAPVVGQPQGVPIPPPEFGPPPYEPPSQPGFVPPHMPTDGSGPYVPPAGYYPPPGPHPHMGFYPAPGHYPSPGGHTATVLVPSGTATTVTVLQGEIFQGAPVQTVCPHCQQAITTKISYEIGLMSFLLGFFCCFVGCDLCCCLIPCLFDDFKDVTHTCPNCKAYIYTYKRMC from the exons ATGTCCAACGACCCTCCTCCCCCCTACCCAGGAGGCCCCTCAGCACCTCTGATAGAGGAGAAGCACGGCCCCCCCCCTGCAGCAG ATGGCGTTGCCCCTGTCGTGGGACAGCCCCAGGGGGTTCCCATCCCCCCTCCGGAATTTGGGCCCCCCCCCTACGAGCCCCCCTCCCAGCCAGGGTTCGTGCCCCCCCACATGCCCACAGATGGCTCTGGGCCCTACGTGCCACCTG caggtTATTACCCACCCCCGGGCCCCCACCCCCACATGGGCTTCTACCCTGCTCCTGGTCACTACCCCTCTCCCGGTGGCCACACGGCGACAGTGCTGGTCCCATCGGGGACGGCCACCACGGTGAcagtgctgcagggagagaTCTTCCAGGGAGCCCCCGTGCAGACCGTGTGTCCCCACTGCCAGCAAGCCATCACCACCAAGATCTCCTACGAGATCGGGCTCATGAGCTTCCTGCTTGGCTTCTTCTGCTGCTTCGTGGG GTGtgatctctgctgctgcctcatcCCCTGCCTCTTCGATGACTTCAAGGACGTGACACACACGTGTCCCAACTGCAAGGCTTACATCTACACCTACAAGCGCATGTGCTAA